GCAATATTCAGAGTGAGTGGTATTGGGTCAGATGGACAATAATGATCTGTAACTCTTAGCCAGCaaacatgttttaaatatatcttttgtCTCTTTATTTTAGAGGTGAAAGCCACAAACCGGTGTCACCCTGTGTGACCTCACAGTTAGGAGATGGCAGCACCACAAAGGAGCAAAGCCATGACTGGAAGCCAATGCAGAAGGAGTCCCCAGAGAGCCCTTCAGCAATAAAACGATGGGAGATCGGTCCGCTTCTACAGTCATTCAAATCCAAGATGGCTAGCTTCACCGAGATCGTCATGAGTCCTGTTCGGCTTTTTAAGCCCAGTGACTCTCTGTCCTCAATTGCACTTCCTGAACAGCATGAACCATTGATAACGCAGTCAAATGTTGAAAATTCAACCCGGATTGAGGAGGGAGAGACTGGTGATGATAAATGTAGAAATGGATTGTTTCCAAAAAGGCCTTCTTCAGAAAAGGCGCAGTGTAACACTGCTCCAAAACGCCACAGAGTTGCACAGAGACTGAATTTTTGTACAATTTCGACAAGTAACAACCACAAGCCAGTATTGGATCATATTCAAATGCACAACGAGGTTGCACCAAATGAAGAAAATCAGATAGACTGTCCTTCGGGCCAGTCACAAGCCGTCCTTCAGGATGTGACTCATGTTGCCAGTCCTTTCCTCAGAACTAGATCAAATCTGTCCACAGACAAACCTTTGAATTCTGCAAGTGCCATGCATATGTCTAGTGAAGCCAATGCTCAAACAGGTGCGGTTGTTGTTCTGCATCAGCTGTCAGTTGAGAGACATACCCTTAGAAATGACACAGCCTGTGGATATAGTCTTAAGTCCTGCTCTTTAGAAGAGGGATCAAACCTAATGAAACCAGAATCAAACAGCAGCACAAACAAAACTTGCTTAAACAAGCCTAGTCCTGGAGCGTCCTCTTTTAGCACTTCCTCTAATTTTGATTTGATAGATAAAGACACAAGCACAGGTGGTTCGTCTGGCAGTGAAGAATCCTATTCACGGGTGTCCACTAGGAAGAGCCCTAGAAAGAAACTGTCATGGACGGCTGAGCCCACCTCCACTGAATTGGCCACTTTTGTGACAGGATCAAAGCCTTTGGGTGTGGAGATGAAGGAAATACAGTCTGAAAAGGTTATGGATTGGACACACCACTCGACTGAAATATCAGACCCTCCAAAGAGCTCTACTGTCAGGGAAGTGAGAGCAAAGAGAAGTAGAGAAACTCCTCGAATAAAGAAAGACTTGCAGGCAAGGAGGAAATGTGACATGCAGAATGCTAAGGGAAGACCTGCgagaaataaaaagttaaaagacAATGGCATCACTCTGGAAATACACCAGGAGGATGAAACATTTATTGAGGTTAGGAAAAAGAGGAAAGGGGTTTCTACGATGTACCCGCTCCAAGACTCAGATGTGCCCATCTGTAGTGGTAATACTGCAGATGTTGAGATGAGAAATTCTGTAGAGACCTCAGAAGAAATGGGACAGGACAAGATGAAAAGTCGGTtgagaaaaaatgtaaaatgtcggACGTTACTGACCCCCAGCAATGAAGTTGATGCCACTGATGCTACACCCTCTCAAAACTGcacaaaaaatgtttcaatTAACAAGAGTGTGCACGGCCATGATATAAATATCATGAATGGTCCATCAGAATCTCCAGGATTTCAGCACCCTACGCAGCCACAGGAGCCTAAGGCTCGAAAAACAAGACGGCATCTCAAAGATTCAGGTGATGCTTTGCAGAAGAGACACCTTCGTCCACCCAAGCATAAATTTGAGGACTACAGCGTGACTTCAGTGGTTGATCCAGCAGGACCAAGTAAACCTTCAAAAATAACACTACTGCACAACCAACAGTCTGTTACTGTGGCTGAGGAGCAGGTAACATCTCTTCCTGGACTTGAATTAAGAGAAGAAATGAAGGAACTTTTGTCACCTGATTCAACAGCTCTAGTGCATTTAGAAAGCAAACTAAGCAGACCCCTAAAGAAGGTAAACCGATCAAGAAGAAAAGCTGTTTCCATTGCAAAAAGAAAAGGAGCAGTTGGAGGCGAGGATGAAGCAGAGAGCCAAGAAAAGGCATCAGAAGCCGATCCAGTAGTGTCGTTGTCAGGTAGCGGTTCCAACCGCCTCCTGCGCAGCTACTCCTGCCCTGAAATCCCGTCCCTAGTATCCAGTGACTGTCATTTACCCCCGTCCCACACGCATGACAACAGCACTACCTCACCCAGCAGAAAGAGCTCACCCACTCAGCTTCCCATCCACCATCACTCTCCGTCCAAGCGCACTCGCCGGCACACCGTCTGCAGTGTGGAGATCGAGCGAGAAATTGCCCCTTTGTGTCTCCGTAAAGAGGTGTACCCTGCTAGTCGGGGTACTCCTTTGTCCCCTTCTTCCCCTTACTCTCCCTCCACTTCTCTCACAGCCTTAGCCTCATGTTTTTTGTCCAGTCCTTTAGCATTCTTGTCTAAAAGCTCAAGCCAAGGGCGTAGTCATGCTAACGATGCCAGCGCTGGCAGCATTTCAGCTGCCTCCAGTTTTgttgcatcatcatcatcatcatcctcctcctccttcagTTCCCCTTTTACTTCCACCCTCACGTCCTGTCACGCTTTAACCGGCCTCTCCTCTGTTGTCACTCCCAGCCCTGAGACACCTTCTGCCTCTGTGTCATCACTCTGCAGGTAATTTATCAGATTCCCATCCACCCTATCCGAGTATACTCACTTTTTTACCCACTATTAAGTATGTTTTATGAATGTACATTATTATAATGTAGCATGTTGATGATAAGGGGTGCTCCGATTGATCAGTAAATCTGGCTCCAAGTCATAAGCAATTATCAGCTGAGAGCGATTTGGTTTCTAACGGCTTGTGCCaacgcaaaccctcttttggcattaaaaaactactgtcaggatttattAAAGACATGCAGTAAAAAATTTGCACTGAAAAGGCATGGACAGTTatttttgctgctgaccttattgcatatgcatttgaaAGGGGTTACATTTCAGAATATTTAAATGAGTCATGCAtggtgatttactaaggtttgtgctagtcaatttactggtatttgcaccATTATTTACCACCCAAATaaagcatgtcttaaaccaGGCGCTAATTTGTGCTGCTCTTAGGTAGATTGCGTTAGTCATTACGGAAATTACCtgtgtctgtgttctttaatttgtgtGTCGTCTGTAGATCATGTGCAGAACTTTCCACTCCTATCAGTGCTTTTATTGGAATTGTGCTCATACACTAATTTGCCTTGATTAGTAAATCTGACCCTTAATCCCCTCAATTTGCCGATCTCATAAACTGTGAGAGATAGCCTGCCGTGAGAGATATGACATAGATGACATGCTCGCAGAGGTACCATCTGAATCTCTGTCCGGATTgggaaaaataattataatgctGATTACGTGGTGAGGTACAATTCATACATCTTATTAAATACATGCAATAACTTTTGACCAATCAGCATTTACAATAGCAGCTATTCAATCTGAATATATACGCTGATCTCCCTCCACTCCCTTCTAAACTCTTCCATCATAACAGTGCGTTGACCTCAATAAACCTCTGGGCCAGTGTTGCCAAGATTTCACTCAAAGTACACCATTTGGAAGACTGTATCAGGGACAAATTAGCCTcccaaaacaataaaataagcaGACATGGCAACAATGCACCAGAGAAACCAATGCAAAAGAAACTTTTAATATCAACGCCcaacaaattaaaaattcaTTATAAATACAAAAACTCAATATTACATATTTAGATATTAGAATAAATTGgtggataaaataaaataaaatgacaaatattaataattaacaaaCGCCTGGGTTATAATTGACATCAATCTAGCATTAAATATTGTAGGTTCTTTCCTCATCTGTCTTAATATGGATAATTTTTGTGTAAGCCtccctttttaaaaatatttgcactaccatttaaaagttagGAAGCTAAGTTTTCGAAAGAAGtttcatgttttttaaagaagtctcttatgcttgcCAAGACtgtttgtttgatcaaaaatacaataaaaatagtaatattgtgaaatattacaatttttaaaattactgttttctgttaatacattttaaaatgtaatttattcctgttctaagttgaattttcagcattattactccagtcttcaaggTTTATAATTGTGTTATaagcagttgtgctgcttaatatttttgtgaaaacagtgatacattttttttcagaattctttgattttaatatgaattttaaaaagtaagaagaaaaaaaaagtacaaaaagttAGGTCTTTAAAAGTCTTgactgtcacatttgatcaatttaatgcatacttgcTGGATGTTGTAATGTATTAATGTtgtctggggaaaaaaaaactgagaaTCTATATAAATAATGCTTCATGATAAAAAGAATGCTTCAAATAGACTCCCTGATCAATGATTGGTATCGGCTGATACTGCTTCCATTGATTGGCCCCAAAAATCCTGATCTGAGCACCGTTATTGATGATCTGAGACATTTTCCCCATAAGAAGCAAGACCTTTAAAAAGATGCAAGTCAGTTGTTAAAATCAAACTTTTCTTCCCTAAAGTGCATTCTCTCAGAGTTCTTTGGAGGGAGACCATGGGGTGCTTCAGATGGAGTGTGAGGAGGCAATAGATGAAGAAGAGAGATCCAACTTTGACCTTAAAATCTCTGCAGCCATCTCAGAGGAGAAAGCATTATCAGACTCTGAAATCAAGGTGTGAGTTTTCTCTTAACTTTGGTTTGTggtttaaaatgtatcatttttctTAATCCTTATTGCATCTTCGTTTTCTGTGTGAACAGACAGACATAAAGGATGGTCAGCGAGGAAAGGTGTCCTCTATTCGTATCCGTAAAAAGATTCCAAAGCCACAGAATAATCTCACCCCTATGGGCCTTCCTAAGGTCATCAGGTGTGTATGCGTAGAGAAGCTTATGGACTTGgtcatatttttcttttctcctTCTTCCTACCTCAAgctaatgtatgtttaaatttaCCTCATCAcagcaaagatgcattttttttgttttgtgttttacagaaTAAAGAAGAAGGATTTCAGCTTGGAGGAAATctatacaaacaaaaacttcAGCAAACCTCCTGATGGGTGAGACATTTTTTCATATACGTTTTATTTTCTGGGTAGTTGAGCTCAATAACCCATTTATCAACTTAATTGATTCTCAAAGTTTTCTGGCCAGGCACCACATCTGAAATCAGACCATCCAAATACTacctgtatttatttatcaacTTCACGCAGATCTCTTTGAGTGTAAGCTTAAGAACATTAACCCTAGGAGAGCAATTCAATTAAAGTGTATAGAGCAAATTATCAAGTCCATTTCAAACACATGAAAATTAAATATGAGTTTGGAAATCATTTTTATGTAAAACCCTCCCTCAGACTCAACATGGGTTAGTGCAGGTTTTCCCAGGTTTTTGGGGTTCTTGTGGGAACTGCAAGGGATTTGTGAGTTGCTGaaaagctattttaaaaaaactattaaatcataaataaataaaatttaaaataataataataaaaaccttttccccttgtattttatgtatttacctGCATGTCAA
The window above is part of the Chanodichthys erythropterus isolate Z2021 chromosome 3, ASM2448905v1, whole genome shotgun sequence genome. Proteins encoded here:
- the prr14 gene encoding serine-rich adhesin for platelets gives rise to the protein MQETNSMTSSGVAAEMEEQYSEGESHKPVSPCVTSQLGDGSTTKEQSHDWKPMQKESPESPSAIKRWEIGPLLQSFKSKMASFTEIVMSPVRLFKPSDSLSSIALPEQHEPLITQSNVENSTRIEEGETGDDKCRNGLFPKRPSSEKAQCNTAPKRHRVAQRLNFCTISTSNNHKPVLDHIQMHNEVAPNEENQIDCPSGQSQAVLQDVTHVASPFLRTRSNLSTDKPLNSASAMHMSSEANAQTGAVVVLHQLSVERHTLRNDTACGYSLKSCSLEEGSNLMKPESNSSTNKTCLNKPSPGASSFSTSSNFDLIDKDTSTGGSSGSEESYSRVSTRKSPRKKLSWTAEPTSTELATFVTGSKPLGVEMKEIQSEKVMDWTHHSTEISDPPKSSTVREVRAKRSRETPRIKKDLQARRKCDMQNAKGRPARNKKLKDNGITLEIHQEDETFIEVRKKRKGVSTMYPLQDSDVPICSGNTADVEMRNSVETSEEMGQDKMKSRLRKNVKCRTLLTPSNEVDATDATPSQNCTKNVSINKSVHGHDINIMNGPSESPGFQHPTQPQEPKARKTRRHLKDSGDALQKRHLRPPKHKFEDYSVTSVVDPAGPSKPSKITLLHNQQSVTVAEEQVTSLPGLELREEMKELLSPDSTALVHLESKLSRPLKKVNRSRRKAVSIAKRKGAVGGEDEAESQEKASEADPVVSLSGSGSNRLLRSYSCPEIPSLVSSDCHLPPSHTHDNSTTSPSRKSSPTQLPIHHHSPSKRTRRHTVCSVEIEREIAPLCLRKEVYPASRGTPLSPSSPYSPSTSLTALASCFLSSPLAFLSKSSSQGRSHANDASAGSISAASSFVASSSSSSSSSFSSPFTSTLTSCHALTGLSSVVTPSPETPSASVSSLCSAFSQSSLEGDHGVLQMECEEAIDEEERSNFDLKISAAISEEKALSDSEIKTDIKDGQRGKVSSIRIRKKIPKPQNNLTPMGLPKVIRIKKKDFSLEEIYTNKNFSKPPDGRLETIFEVPLNRRDGSQAVVGQKKVKRFVEFPELGVPRKPKKPLVGIIAGGGAQRKAGGNSGICRTRRGVGVSSKVEDGLTLQELESLLCSKLEELDTWMALQQVAG